TGGGGGCTCTGGTAGGGGTTATGTGCGGCCAGGGGGCTGTGGGAGAAGTCTAGgccagggtggagagggggtgtctgggcaggaagaggagagccaGCGAGAGCCTGGAGGTGGAAGGGGGCCCCAGGCAGGCGGCCTGAGAGGGGAGGCCTGCAGGGGACACAGTTCATCCTGGGGTCCCAGCATGCCCTTCCCTGAGAGCCTTCCGGACGGTCTGACATCAGCTTTTCCAGTTCGTCTACGACACAAGAGTTGGGGGTTTTAattcctgaaaaaaaaaaaaagattgtctACGTTGTTGTGTTTATGTCTTAATCTCTTAAGACCCTGGGGGTGAAAAAAGTTTGTCTTGAACAAGCCTATTTtaaggaaaataaatgtttgttatGTCTGTTTGTTATGTTATTTGTTATGGTTATGCATCTACAACTTTGTGAACTAGTCTCACCAGGGTTGGCCATACTGCGGCGGATGGCCACAGGGTCTTTACGTTTCCACTTCtggatctcctcctccatcttgttGACCTTGGCGGGGTTGAGGGACCAGAGGCAGCCCTTCCCAGAGCTCCCCTGCTTCACCTCCACCTTCTGGAAACACTTATTCAGGGACAGGTTGTGCCTGACTGAGTTCTTCCAGCCATCCGGGGCTGTCTGTAGGGAAGGAACATatcatatatcatatatattgcatattgtatactgtatatcaaaTGTATATGTGGTTTTCAATATACTATATATCAACCACGTGAGGTACCCGAAGTTCAGACCATGGTAATAAAAACGGCCAATTATTTATTTCAATATCTCCCAGCTTCTGATACATGAATATGATAAAACATCCAGAGAGCTGTGATTGACATCTGTGGTTGGTACGTCATCGTTTGTGGGACACTAAGACTCAAACGCTGGTTAGGGGCCTGTGTCTGAGGAAAGGATTGGCGTGCTGTACTCTTCGGTGTAAGGCCAACGTTTCCCTCACCTTGAAGTAAGGAAAGTGCTCCCTCATGAATCCGTAGATCTCACTGACCGGCaggctgcctgtctggctgttaTTCAGAGCCATGGCTATCAAGCAGCTGGACAAGTAAACAACAAATCATCACCTTTTTCAAACAGAAAAATACGTCAACTCACAAAAACACAGTGCTGTTAAAACGATGCACttttgatccttgatcttctgctgtagcTTCTACGTGAATTATTTGTACTTCGCTTGGGatcaaagcatctgctaaatgaaccaAGAATTTGACAGCTCTAAGTCAACTTTTTGAATGTGTGTAGTGTTGATGACACCAGACAGGTTTCTTACCTGTAGGAGTACATGGGTTTGGGGAAGGGCCTGGTGTGTTGCTGGTCCTGGTTGCTGTAGAGACTGCGGCCATGCTGCTGCTCGCACAGGTCAGGGCCTCCActgcagacaggagagggggaagtcTGGGTAGACGGATGACAAGAAGCAGATGCTAAAGCCAACATCCCGCGCTTATCACACATGCATTTACCAGCCTGCAGGTTGGGAATCACTAGTCTACGTTATAAGCATGGTGGCAGTGTTGCCTGTTTGTTCGTTTGTTTGGTGAACTGGAGTACTTGTAAACACAGAACAATTTTTAATTCTTATTTGCAAGAAGGCTCTAAATGAAAGGGTCTGAATAGATAAAACAAAATCAAtcgatcaatcaatcaatctacTATATATATCGATATTGAGGCTATAAATATgcattatacagtatatacatattGAAATACATCTGAATACATTCACTTCCTGAGATGGGCTGCAGACCAGTTGTGGTGAGAAGTCATAGAAGTCTGAGGTGTACTGGAATCCTGGATACTCTGTCATCTGGGAGATGGGGACACTTGTTAACAACATCCTATAAAGATCCTACTGTACACCTGAATTATAATTGAACCTCATTTAACATTTGTAGCCCTCTGCTTATTTCTGAATAGACCAAACAACGTGGATATACTGAAAATATACTTACTTCTCCGTTCTGTGAGTTCACGTCCATGTAAGTGCTCTGTGTGTTGCTGTAAGGACACATTATGCTGCCCTGTGCTGTTCTCATGCTGCTGCTTGTGTCTAGAGAGGAAAAAACCCACGTTGCATTTGTACGTGAcgggcgtgtgagtgtgtgaaggaGGGTGTGAcgggcgtgtgagtgtgtgaatgagggTGTTACAGTAGAACCCAGGGGAGTTCCTTCTCACCAGACTCCTGCATGCAGTCCTGAGGTTCCGTGCTGGAAGTCAGCTTGCTGCAAGCCCTTTGCTGCAGGGAGGGAACATCCACAGTGGTGAGCCAGGACAGGGAGGGCAGGTCCCCCGCCAGCCCCTCACACTGCTGGGATGAATCTGTGGAGAGTAGCCTGACACACATGGAGGTGGTTAGAAGTAGAATGTGCCAGAATGTACTGTGATTCTTATTCACACTCAAACACTGCTGGGTGTCGGTTAGAATGTCCTGATTAGAATGTTCCGGAATGTACTGTACTACTTATAATCAGTCAAATAAGAATCACAAGCTCAACTTCGCAGCGCCTGCCAAAAGCAGCTTTTCAGTTAACTTTATTGGTGGCCACATTGTAAACAAACTGTTGCTAGGGGATCCAGAGTGATAATTTCCTTGTTCATGAAACAGAAAAGCATGTATAATGATGACTAAGCAATAACATGGCACTTACATGTAGGGTTAATTGTCTGGATTCAAAGATTTCAGATATATTAGATTAAATATTTGTTTCAGATATAGTATTTTAGATAAGTAAAAAATTGTATGCATCCTTAACAATCTGACTTAAACAACAGAGATTTCTGATACATGCTCACATTTCAATTAGGCTACACTGAATTAGATAAAACAACCTGACTGTTATTTTAGGATATTATGTCCCAAACTGAATTGTCTGACTGTGGGTTAATTAACCAGAAGAATATATTAAACAATGAATGACTAGTTGAATCAATGCATGGTCTGTTTCAGATACAGTAGGTTCCACACTCATTTGGAAGTAATGTCACTGTATATATTTACTGTAGAAAACGTGTCTGTATTAATGTTATAAATCTAAATCACCAACCTGTTTGAGGGAAACATCAATAAACCAGGGTCACACAAATGCACTTCAGTTCAAGCCTCTTAGATCTGGTTAAGATTTCCTCTACGTAAGTCCTACCTCCCTGTCAACAATGTCGCTAGGTGAAGAAGCATACAATGCTAATTTGAACGAATGAAACCTGGTATATTAAACTGAGCAATAACACCGAGGAGCGGAGCCATCATTTCTTTCCAAAATGTGGGCCACAATCTTGCTATTTTGAGGTGTCCTTCTCTAACTATTGGGGATC
The Hypomesus transpacificus isolate Combined female chromosome 22, fHypTra1, whole genome shotgun sequence genome window above contains:
- the LOC124484444 gene encoding forkhead box protein N4-like, whose translation is MVIEIPQCEDLHPYPVSPVSITTTLQQNDSSQQCEGLAGDLPSLSWLTTVDVPSLQQRACSKLTSSTEPQDCMQESDTSSSMRTAQGSIMCPYSNTQSTYMDVNSQNGEMTEYPGFQYTSDFYDFSPQLTSPSPVCSGGPDLCEQQHGRSLYSNQDQQHTRPFPKPMYSYSCLIAMALNNSQTGSLPVSEIYGFMREHFPYFKTAPDGWKNSVRHNLSLNKCFQKVEVKQGSSGKGCLWSLNPAKVNKMEEEIQKWKRKDPVAIRRSMANPDELEKLMSDRPEGSQGRACWDPRMNCVPCRPPLSGRLPGAPFHLQALAGSPLPAQTPPLHPGLDFSHSPLAAHNPYQSPHALLNHQPDYMVEVDTSFVDFAGCLWEEMREEGYDLDTVGLFSGSPLCVSERELSVPLGQQEDRHMEDLYTTLAMATAVPSPYITTQDAGQSMVLL